ACAATAAAATTATAACTAAGTTagatacaaacctgaaaataccTTAGTGTGTGATGAATCTCAGATATGACTCTATAATATAGACATTCAAGTGCTGATCTGTGCCGTATTTTGTGCAGGGGTGGATCAGGGACTGATATGCCCGTAGtgaatgtacaataagggcgtgccaagctcgagtgcaatcagcagcgtctgattcaagctttgggcattgcaaatgtacattttttttctgtcatatgacttgcaccagctacaggtctgaggTAAGTGCTGATTACGAGTGATGACAGCTCTGTATgaatgctacaacatgtgtttgcaatcaggagtaactgtaattTTTATGTAAagtagtcattaataacatcctaataaatctattttatggaaagatttttttttttttaatgttttgtcattaataactataacaggtgatattaattgtTTTTTCTCGTTCTGTgagtgattttttttcctctcagcCTCCTCCAGTCCCCACCCTCTGGACAGCTCACagaatattgttattttaaaccTTTTGCCATAATAACAAAATCTTCATACGGTAATTGATTTTGGTTTGGAGCATTAGAGGGACACAGTCTAGTTTCTGGTGATCACGGACTGTTATATAAATCAGTGTCATTCTGTATTTTCTTTCTCATCTTTGTAAACAATCCTTGACTTTTtaatggtatattatatatttgtactcaataaatagtttaattataatttgtgttgtttatttgtatatactGTAGGAGAGTATAAAGTAGAATATGTCCCTCTAATActcaaaaataaaactgaatACAAATTGAAGATTATTTAACAAGGGTAAATGGAGAAAATGACAACATTTTACAACTTATCTTCATTACCCTAATGATtctactacagtgacagcagaatCTAGTTAGCATTGTTATGCATAATGGGGATGCAGTCGGAATGTTGACAACGAACAtggcgacattcacaatgtaGACATCCTAAGGTCAATAGTCAGAATGCCAACATGTTCACTAGGTCAACAGGGTTAAAATGTCGACACTGTGAATGTCGACAGGTTGTTAGGTCGACAGTTGCAACGTCGACATAAACTGGCAATATCACCGCCGGCAATTCTGcggaaaatacagtaaaaaaataaaaaattaattaaaaatatattaaaaaatttgCATTAACCCGAAACAGCTTACTCAACCTTAGTGCTGcgagcctaggctggtactagtaaaattgGGTGAAGAAATGGCGTGGGGTCCCCCAATTTTGCTATTACcaacactaggctttgccagcagGGACTGGAAGGTGATTGCAGGAAAACCCGCAGAGTGGGGTATCTCAGCCATTATGTCAAACCAGCCCTCGCTGGTCAGCACGAGCTGGATTCCCTACGGAGGTCGGGTCCATAAAAAACAAAGAATGCAGACCCCACCCCCTAGGTGTACCCAGCCCTCTGCTGaaggcactagggctcttcccatacCCCTGGGTGGTAGGTGTTTTGGTAATAATAAAGgtttaaatttagaaaaacattttttccctgGTTCACTATAGATCCCAGCATGGCccggctgccattaagtgtttttttctaaatgatgATTCATGCAAGTTTTGGAAAATCCCCGAGCAAGAACCAAAATCTATGGACAAGTTGGGAAGCTACATAGAGGAATCTTATAACTATTATACATAGCTAGACTATTGTAACTGATCTCTATGCAACTTATCTGATTGAAACACATATTACTACAATCAATATCTGTCATTTTCATATATGCATTCAGGTGTGCAACTTCCGGTTTACTagataaatgtgttttaaaaaaaagttcttgaATCAGATCCATGTACATGGCAAAGTTTATGGGAGCTTTAATCTATCTTGTATCAAAGTTCAATTTCCTTAACTAATCCGTTAGTTCTCTTTAACTTACTAAGAAACACATTGCTAAATCCTCAGCACAAATATCAATATCATCACATTAACATAGGTGATTGTTTTGTCATCATTTAATCTAGAGTGAATTCATTGTTGTCATGCGATAAATATATaattcataaaatacattgtcaaagtaacaattaacaatatatatatatataaacttatatATTACTAATACAGAACTAATCTAAGTTTATGTGCCTGTGCTTTTAAGAGGAAAAGTGCtgacttttattttacatattacacGAAAGACGACGAGAGACACACTTCTTGTGAATCTCCCTTACTTCACAAGGACAAAGCCAAGCACATGTTTGCTCAGAATAAGGTCAAAaagacccttccaaaagacccctccaagaacatgtcactttaatgatgaAATGTTAGCTTTGCCAAAAACATTACTTGTACTTGCCAAACCAAACCTCATGACCCAGGTCAATGATAAGTAAGATTTTCcaataaaagaatgacttaatcaaatatagattgtcaattggcatttgattaccctgtcacggaattgcagagatggcgcaactgaacagggaggctaTGAGTCTAacgacaggcgtagtcaggcaatccagatcagagccaaccgagcggtgcagtacacagggaggatccagagagaagtcaggacaagccaaatagtcaaaccagccgggcagcgaggtaccacaacgaaacacaggagaatagtcacaggaagccgagttgGAACTGAATaaaacactggatcagaagttcaggaaacgctggagcaggagtgaaccaatactctggcactagacatgtgtcagaggctgctttatataccctaaggtgcatcctgatagggttagggagattttggcggtcagacctGCTGGCTGCCGActggtgagcagagatagcgtcccgctgctaggcaacaggacgtggttgctgagaaggtgcaggcgtccatctcctgcaccaagtgtcagtgcagagacggcgcctgacagaccCTGTGCGTATGTTTGCTTCATCCAGTAATGGCTGTATCCATGCACaatatcttttaataaaaaatagaaatattatattttggaaaactGCTCATctgaattattatttaaagagaagaatagaaaaatCTTATACAAGCTGGGGGCTTTCGTCCTACGGGCATCACATACCACACCCTACTCTCATCATGACTGCTTCAACAAGGGGGAGATGTTGATGCCTTACAATCCTCTGCACTTAGAGTTGTGTTCAGAGCAAATAtgtaacaatcatcatcatcatcagcttgatAACAGCCTTTGTCTGAGTAGACTCCGATCTTTACGTAAGGACGTGCTTACCTTACCACACCATGcacttactgtactgcacttgccTGTGAATGGCCCTGATCCCCCTGTACAACCTGCAAGTATCAGATACTTGCAGCTCAAAAAACAAGTGCAAAATTATGCCGCACAACTGTACTTATGTGCAACTAAATCACCACCTTAATTATTATCTTTCAAATTGCAAAAATGGACTGATGGGTTAATAGAGTTAATATGAATAAGGACACGTTAACACAAATATTCAATTATACAGTGTTCTGAAATTACTTTATTGAGGTTTGACATTGGGAAATTCATATGAAGATCTGTTATATGTCCCACTTACATTATCTTCCCAGACCTACTTCTCCCTGTGAGCAGATAGGACTATAACCGCCTCATAGTCAGTAAGATCACTCACTGCCTTTCTTTTGACAACGTCACAGTGATCAATAATAAACCCTTCTTCAGTGACAACTTTTCTTAAatcattctcattacattttaagACATGGAACCTGTCCTGCCCAGCTGTGAAATAAGCGGCATTTAAAAGTCCAAGTAATATCAGGTGTCCTCCTGGTTTTATCAACTTAGCAATATCCCTCAGATATCTGATGTAATCATCTTGGTCTTTGCTGATGACGTCCAGTATCCCTGCACTGATTACACAGTCGGCTTGTGGTAGCACCACCGAGTACGTGAGATTTTTCTTCTCAATGTTACATTTCACAATCTGCTTTATTGCCATCTTCAACCGCATCTCTTTGTCCTCACATTGGCcactgaaaaatataaataaaataagggtcatttatgaaactgTGGAAGTGTGGTTTCTTCACAAAGTGTGGTTTCTTCTTCACAATGTTCAACAGTCTTGttgaacattgttttttttagttttgaaaGCCTATGGAAGGGATTAAAGGTTCCAACTTCTGATGGGAGATGTGGAATGTTTAGGATGTTCATTGCTGAGTGTGGGGTTGACTAGCTATGAGATTCCATTGTGTCAGAAaggattatttaaataagaatGAATGGATGGAGATGTCACATTTAGGGATACATTCCTTGTTTTCCTAGAAATCTTGTTTTTTCTCAAAGATTGTATAGTTTGGACGTTGTCCAATGCTTTCATTGTGGTACCCTGTCCATCATCTAAGTTCACTCTATATAGAAACCCACATCTTTAGGAGCACTTCAACCAATGAAGTAAAAACTTGTCCGATCAAACAAAGACAGGCCCATTATCccctcattctcatgattaatttgagACAAAAATTTAAACTAAACCTAGCAGTACAACTTAATATCAATAATGGGGGTGATCCTAAAGTTGTAGTAAGTTGgactttaaagtgacattttaatattttcctcATGGGCATTTTCAGATGGACCAACAGCCCCGGAAATATTGGAGTATTTTCCTATTCCTGGGGCAGATCCAAGGAGTGGAATATGAGCTTGAGTCTTTAATTGAAGCTGCCAAGTGGACACATttgtgcaattaaaaaaaaagaagtgaaggTCTGTATTTTTTGCTGGTCAAATATAATCCTTAGTCGTTTATTAGCACAAGCTCATGATAAATAGAGTGTTATAAGATatttcaattgtatttttttgttatttcaattaaatttgtcATTGGTTACAGCACCTTCCCTTCACACCAGCTTTTGAAAACCGAGCATTTTACTAAAGGGTAAACCGCACATCAAAAGAGAATGGTTTTAAAGCACAAAGTTAAAAATTTCCATCACAATTTTTATACATGGGAGGTATACATACCACCCCATGTACTGAGTCATATGGCTGACAAAtgttttttagtaaaaaaaaaaatatgtggctCACACATGTGAAATAGATCAAATCAATcaatcaaacaaaacaaaacaataccccTCCCTTACATTTTAGACAAgcccagtgctactcagcatcacTCATAATCCTTTTAGGGGTAAACTCTAAGAAATCATTGGGCCCCAGCACCAAGAGCTGTCCGGCCACATGCTAAGGAGCACAGGAGTCCTCCTGATAACACTGGCTCGTGGATATtaggggaaaaaatgaaaatctAGTGCAAACCCTTGTAGCACTACAattgccagcatgcactgacatCTCCTGACTATTCTTGCAAGTTAGTGTTTGTAGAACTATAAGCTCCAGCATGCACGTAGACCGCAGTACAAACTACCTACAAATATTGACCacctaataaattataaatctttTCTACCTGTTCTTTCAGCTTTGACTATGTGCTGCTGGTgtcttgcctggatcctggaatgttaaggCCCTGTTCAGAAAAGGCTATTTACCTTCATGAAAGCTGAGAACAGGTAAATACTCTAGGCCTCCCTCTCCCAATCAGCAgtgatattaaataaataacacccacattaaataatttatgccTTTTCCCCCAACAAACCCTGTCATTAAATTATGAGCCAGCACATTTGTTAGAGACCCCACAATGCATTTTAactaaaacaaattattattagcCTTCATCAACCCCACATATTGTGTCCACTACATAACCATTAAGTTGCTTTAATACTCCCTACTTCTGTACATTCACAACCCACCACCTCACTTACCTGCTAGGATTCTCAAAGGTGACTGCTCTGGGAGGTAGACTCCTCTGCACACAGGTTGAAACGGCATCAGACCGTTTGTGCTGAGGAGTGGACGGAGGACTAGTcccaagggggaggggggcagaaggGGAGGAAAGGTGACAAGCTTGAGGGGGGGGAGTGAAAAAGGAGGAGCAGAGGGATTGGTGGGCCATCCTAATCATGAAGGACGTGGAGTAAATCAACCCTCTGCCCTGACCATCTGTGCACTGTCTCTTTCAGCTTAATTAATTTGCCCTAGAGTCAGAGACCAGAGTGAATGAGATGCGGTTAATTACCTCCCGACGTGAGGGGTGTCTGATTTTATTCCAGTATCGAGCTATTTGAAACTTCGCTGTGCAGGAGAGAACCCCATTGATTTTAAGCATAGGGCTGTTAGCCTCTGGACAAGGCACACAGTGGTCACCATGCCTATGGTCACCTTGTTATAGTGGAGTCAAGCCAAGGCTGCCTAGGACAGGGGCTGGATGAGCATTTTGGGGAtttgtattatttctttattttgtacAAAAGTAACACAGTGCTCTGTGTatgggaaatgttttttttataattatttacatattgACTGTAATCTATACAGAGATTGTTGAAGTTGGGAGATACAGAAAATATATGTAGAGAAGTGGTGTTCCAAAACACATTATTTGCTTGTCACACAAGCTTTGTAAATGGGGGTGTAAATTACTACATGAATTTTTGGTTAATCAGCatctattttaaatttaatttgttgGTGGCAAATGTCTGATATTTAGATACATTTCCTATTTCTCCAATCACTTAGACTATAATTGGATTTGTGAGGATTGCCTCTAGCTGAGATCTCACTATAATCAAAAGCCTAATGCTGAAACAGTATCTCTGCCCAAACAATATCATGGAATATCTAGTATAGGGCGAAGCTATCTAGGTTTGGGGGGGAGGAAGTTGACAGGTTCCTAACCCTCATATAaagaacaagttaacccgtgcatgatactcatgcattctagtcaaatcaagctacttaaggtcttaaaaaggttcttgtcgtgcatttggacctagcccaggcctcctcaggggaagagcgttacttcccgacacaagcggcctttttaatgtgtgttcatgaggtaaaattacctcacgaaaatgagtttgacccctcaactcgtaaatttagcctttactacccctcccacggggggaaggggggatgatggaagttaactgacttgactattctaatttttttgtcaaataatgtcagtataccaaatttcaggtcaattggatgagccctttctgagaaaatagttttttccacacacacacacacacacacacactaacgcacgcctctacacatgtgtgttcatgaggtaaaattacctcacgaaaatgagtttgagccctaccaaatttcagccctttttgaattttttttcccacacacactaagaatttagtaggtcagtgtataactctgcccagcaggtggcgctgcaacttgtttttttttttccacgcacacacagacagacgccactaagtatttatatattacaagttaacccgtgcattatactcatgcattctagtcaaatcaagctacttaaggtcttaaaaaggttcttgtcatgcatttgggcctagcccaggcctcctcaggggaagagcgttacttcccgacgcaagcggcctttttaatgtgtgttcatgaggtaaaattacctcacgaaaatgagtttgacccctcaactcgtaaatttagcctttactacccctcccacggggggaaggggggatgatggaagttaactgacttgactattctaatttttttgtcaaataatgtcagtataccaaatttcaggtcaattggatgagccctttctgagaaaatagttttttccacacacacacacacacacacacacacacacacacactaacgcacgcctctacacatgtgtgttcatgaggtaaaattacctcacgaaaatgagtttgagccctaccaaatttcagccctttttgaattttttttcccacacacactaagaatttagtaggtcagtgtataactctgcccagcaggtggcgctgcaacttgttttttttttttcacgcacacacagacagacgccactaagcatttatatattacaagttaacccgtgcatgatactcatgcattctagtcaaatcaagctacttaaggtcttaaaaatgttcttgtcatgcatttgggcctagcccaggcctcctcaggggaagagcgttacttcccgatgcaagcgg
Above is a genomic segment from Mixophyes fleayi isolate aMixFle1 chromosome 11, aMixFle1.hap1, whole genome shotgun sequence containing:
- the LOC142107780 gene encoding nicotinamide N-methyltransferase-like — encoded protein: MDSTCSKFYHEDDFDSRGFIDTYLSDKPEMVFGDDTLKFPLEKLHHIFSAGHIKGETVIDISIGPIVHHLYSACEFFEHIYVLRITEKCVMEVNRWLNTCTGAFQWNHTSTYVTALEGNSGQCEDKEMRLKMAIKQIVKCNIEKKNLTYSVVLPQADCVISAGILDVISKDQDDYIRYLRDIAKLIKPGGHLILLGLLNAAYFTAGQDRFHVLKCNENDLRKVVTEEGFIIDHCDVVKRKAVSDLTDYEAVIVLSAHREK